AGCACATCGGTTATCAAATCACAGAGCAGTCTTGCGGGACAAAGTTCCGTAGAATCCAACGTTGACATGGAATATTTTCCCAAAGAAAGTGATCTTAAACCAGTAAGCTGTATTATCTATAGCGATTTTAGGTATTATCGTTGCTGATTTGTTGGTTCGATCCAGCCCCCTATTAGTTCAACCGGTTCCCTTGATACTGCAACCGCTATGATGGAGAATGGAGCTTCGTGTGGTCTACCCTTGTCAAAGCAGAAAAGGATCTTAATGCGACAAGATTGTGtgacaagaaaagaaggcgATAAGGACGCCATTGGTGGTGGTGAAAGCGAACGTGCCTCTCCTATAGTTCATACCTTTCAACCTATTCTCCCCAAGTATTTGATATCTTTAAATCGTTTTAGACTGAAGCTTAATTCTTCAATTCAAAGGATATTGAAAAGCAACAGTGAAACTGAATTATCCGATTCGAGACCGCGATCTCAAAATACAGCATATCTTCAAGTACCTTCACGACCGACTGCCCCCCAGGTGATTGGGCAGCGATCTCAACCCATTCAACCTCGCCCATCAGGTACAACCCTGTCACCTGCCTCGGGCGTCGCCACAAGTCCATCCTCACCTCAACCAATGAACATACCCACAGTAGCTGTTACACCTGTCAGTGCCGCCCCAAACATTGTAATTGAGCATTATCCTACCATTATACGCTTAGTTTCCATTGAGGAAATGAATACTGTAGCAGAACCCCCAACCTCCACGCCTCCCACGCTTACTAGAGCTTCAAGTTGTATAGGTAAGATGAAATTATCGATAACGATGATTTAGATCTTATGGAATGGACAcgtattttaaatgtttactCTAAAATATGCATGAACTGTTATTTACACAATCTTTGTCGTTGGTTCTGACAGGTGGAACCGCCACCGATACTTTACAAGTACCTTGTTTTACTGTGGATACTGTTCCGTCATCATCTTCCCATAGCTCGCCGAAGCTTCGTGTAAGTTTTCTTTATAGTTTCAAAATTCacatttgaaataataatgttataattttaaaataggTCAaggcagaagaaaatttgagaaGATCGATTTCTAATCCTGGCGTGTCTTCTTCCCCGCCCGTCTCCACTCCCAGCACCAACGGTCACTGTCCAGTACTGCGAACAGGGGCCGCCCTCGGGTGCAATTACTGTTGGAACACTAATGACAGCCATGGCCGGattttaaggagaaaaacaaagtatCATTGCCCAGATTGCCAGGCAAATTTGTGTATTGTTCCCTGTTTTCAGGTTAGTTACGCAATTACATTGATTCAAacaattcattaacaaagctaactaattaaaaaatttttttgttcaggaATATCATGAGAAATATGTTTCATCCTCCAGTGAAACTAAAACCAGTGGGTCCCAGCAAAAAGGATCGAATACTAGCCATCAGATGTTCAAAATGAGTTCGTTTTGAGGTATCAAGGTTGTTGAACGAATGTGCAATTAGTTTTGTGCGTTAGTCCATCGCAAAACTATTTCCCCCTTTTGATGTTTCTCGAGTTTTTCACAGTTATCTCGACACAAACCTCCCCTTCTTCATGACTGCCGTTTGTGTAATTGGACAACGTTGTTACGGTTGTTCAATAGCTTCAGCACCTACTTTGATGAGACGCTGATGCGAGGCGTAATAGCCGAGGGCGTTTATGATTTACTTGTtaagtaaagaagaaaattcattcCGATACCCATAAGCAAAATTTTACTTAAGGCTGTTTTACCATGCATTTATCGACAATCCATCGTGCTGAGGACAACGTGTTCGATGCACAATCAAGCTTTGTTACAAGTTTTTCTACATTTCAGTCAGTTAACCAAAGTGCTCCTGTGAATTCCTTCATGTTTGTTCTTTCTCCTTGTCATAGGGTGCCTTTCCCGTTCTTCGTCAAAGagttattgtttgttttattcacGGAAATTATCAtagcttttattttcgtgGTGAGATTCACAATGTACTGTACATATGCATATGCCGACCACTCACGTTCCATAAAGAGTGTACAGTTTATCAATGTTAAAACAATACTTCCCAGGGCAATGATTTCTTGCAAATTTAAAACCTTTTAGCCATTGTAAAAATGCACCAGGTGCCATTATTTCGCCCTCAAATACAAAATGCTTGctcctttcatttttaattaatattTCTAACTTGCCATGGAACACAAGAGAAAATGCTCTATTGTTTAAAATGACACTCGTATAGAATCATAACGATGAACATTACTTGTATTTTGAACAGTACTTGGGAAAAGAAGAGTGGACACATATTCTTTCTGCTCTTCAAAATTAACTTACTTGATAATAAGAAGTTTAGGAGCTATGCCATCCTACTAAGAAAAGGCTATGAAAATCTAATGCCTTCATAAATGTGCATGGCACGTCGAACTCAATTGGGCATATAGGAAAGTCAATCTACATGATAAAGTGAAGGAAAAATTTACAACCGCGTTATGAAGATTGCTGGCATACTAGTAAATGGagttgaaaaatagaaaacatttcTAATTTAGTGAATTTATTAACTGTAGCTGGCACGAACGCAGCGATCACCCTTTGGAAGGCACGGTCGGAAGTTGGTTAAAATGCATTCCGCCATCTCGTTTGCGGCGCAGCATTGTTCTCGATCGCCACAGTACATTGAACGGAAAGCTTCCAGCTATGACAGTGGAATACGCAGTTGATAACAAAGGATTCCTTACTATTAAAAACCACTTGCGTTACCTGTTCATGAGACATTTGAATCGGATCCTTGTAAACAATCCAGATAACACATTCCGAACAAGGGGGTGTCGTTAACGATCCCAAGTATGTCCAGTATGGTCGTGGCTCGTTAGCTAAAAACGCTTACGTCAGTATGTTAAGATATTGTGTCATAGTATTTAAGGACTCCTTACTTGGCATCAGTTTAGAGGGATCTAGCTCCAGATTATCGGTGAGCTTGACTGTTTCATCTTTAAATTTGATGTTATTCAGAGCCCTGATAAGATTGTTGGCCTCTCCATGCTCTTTACCAGCctagaagaattaaaaactagttttttttggGCTAGGTATAAGTTCGATGTATAGTTTACCTCGACGAAGACACCCAGCACGGCGAGACCATCTCCATGTTTCAAGGCCTCAGAAAAACTGCCATACTTGGTGTTCCAGTGGACGAAATGAAGCTGCAATCGATGTTAAAGACAAAACGTTATCACAACGTTTGGTAAGTAAAGTTGAGACGTTTTACCTCGCCAGCATAGGATTTTCCGTCGACCGTGTGTTCAGATCCAATGGAATCTATTCCAGCATAATAATAAGACAATGAttttacttcttcttctttaccgAAACAGTTAATACGATTACCATTTGCTCCCCAGTGGCAGTGATATTGCTCCAGTTGGTAGGTGTCCTTCAACGGGCCGCCTTGTAACGTAGATCCTTCGCCATGTACGTGGGCCTTCCAGCAGTAACCAGTGTTTGTCACATCAACCGTATGTTTTGGCCAATTCCAGGTGAGCTGTCGGCTACTCAATTTGGGATCGAGCGTTACATCAGATGTCTGGATATCGATGGGTGACTGCCGCTGACCGGCAGCTTCGGCGTAGTTTTCAGCCCAGGTATGAGGCCCTATAAATCGTATAAATTATATACTAATTTCGGTACACCAAACGATCACAGTTTCTATTTGCTAATTATTTTAAGTTCAAACACCTATAATATAAACAAGTACGAGTTATTTTATGGCAAACAATGAAATCTTTCACGCATAATGCCCATCCCAGTACATTTGTCACTGCCTAATGTACTCCTCGACGTAAAACGTCACGCGCTCGCTCTATCAGGAAATTTGTGTCATTCGCCTGACGGATGTCTTTATATTTGTTAAAGCAATAGCACAATTGTTGTGAATTAAGAACGCCAATTCcaaaaaaaccttaacagTTGGATAGCGCATTTAACTAGGCttcaattcaaattttcatttacCGTTAGTGCTTTTGTAACCCCAGTTATGCGCCATGTCGAAGATCAGGCTATTACTTGCTTCTGAAAACCGTTCGAAATACACGTAATGTTTTAGAAGGACCTATCCAACAGCACCTTGTTACAACATTCAAACTTTAAACAAATTAAGCTTGCAATGACAACTTTGGCAAGTGCAAAGGGATTGATCTCGTTAGGATGCTTCGGTCCTTATATAGAATCCACTGGTCGGGCATTCATATCGGGAGGTGGGCCTTTTTAAATGGGCGTGATCGGCCCACTTTTGTCATTGTCTGTCATTCTCCATTGTCCTAGTGAGCGAGAATAATATGGTCCTTTGCTTTGGCACGAGCCAtcgttttggaaaaaaccacACGTTAGCGTTGTCGATCCCGTGATTCGCTTTGCCCAAACGTCCCACATTCTAAGCATCTGCTTCAAGATTAGTCATCACCCGAAATCAAAATGTAGTGGCGTGCCGCTTATTTGATCACAAAGAATCGTTCACTCAATTCACGCATACAGTACGTTTGTAGCTTTTCACGTCCCGCATAAAAGCAAGTTAACGTTAGGCCTGAATCTATCTgcagaatttgaaaaatttgaaattccaTTTCATACTAATAGTTGTTACTTATTGAATTgaccaaaagcaaaaatgcaTAATCGTGACTAGTCACGGGACGACTCACGAGCCCATTAATAAAAACGAACGAATCATGATGGCGCAATATTAGATGATCACGTGAGTGTGGCGGAATGGACCACTAATCGACAACATCCGATTGCGATGATAAATTTCGGGATTATTTTATGGGCTTTATGGAAGGTAAAAGCTAGGGCCTTTTCAACCGAATGTAATTCGCAATACAGATGAATCTTTTTAAAGTCTCACTTTTCTGCCCATTAAAATCTGCAGCAAGACTTTCGTTTCTATCTTAGAAAATGGGAGTAATTGTCGATTCTTGTAGAATAATAATTCTTTAAAGAGGTTAGGGATGCGCAGCTGATTGTCGGTATAACCGAGGGTAACGTGACTGATTGAAAGTTGACATACTCAgacaaatttaaaatcatgGGGACTTTCGAGCAATGAAAACTCTTCTTATGTGATGAGAATTTTCATGTATTGCATCAAAGTGTTCGAGTTCCGTGTCCCACCAGCTAAGATAAACACATGACTGCCGTTTGGTAACTGGAAAACATTTGAGTTTGTTTAACCCATACTAAACAGGTCGGTCAGATTGTGACGTCAACGCAACTCGGTACAGCTATTTGATTGAATAACTTATATTACCTTGATGGTTATTGAAGAAGCTATAAGTAGTGTCTCCGTTTGTACAAATCCTAGCTGGTGCtcctaatgttttttttattcaataggAGCAAAACACTATGTCAAAAAAATGCCACTCATGATTATTGAGGAGTCGCTGGTCTCGCGCGtgttaaataatttttcacGCTCGCTTCTCTGTTAAGGATTTTTattaagaaggaaaaaaaaatcaagcatTAACGATCTCTTTCCTCTCGTATGAATCCGATGGTCATTTGGAGAACTAAATGCGTGTCCTTGCATAATGTGATGCTTTGTTGCGTGCTCATAATTTGTTGTGAAGTTTCAGCGACCTTTTTACAGCCTTTGCAGGCATGAgctgaaattttctttccgttttacCCAGTTTTCAATAGCTAGAGGCTGGCTAAGGTCTGCCATGTACCCAAGTAATTTTAATGGCGTTTTCCTGCTCTATATGAACagaaaataaaccaaaaaaaaaatgttccgcTTACATGTCGAGATGCTTAGCGCAGGGCTCTTGCTTCTTCCCTTTTCTATGAACGTTGGATGAATAATATTGATTCGTAAAATTTATCATCCAACCTGCAGTATATCTTACGACGAGTTTGCCAATGAAAGAGTTTGGTAGCGGAATTTGTCCGTTACGAACCCACGCCTTCCATTCGCCATGTTGGAGAACTTGAAGGCAGTTGACATCCTCATCAACGTTTAAATACCGAAGACTACAAGTGGGAAAGGATCGCTGTATGAGAATATTACAAACATGTGGCGAAAATTCCACATTTTAAAGCGCTTATTAAGTTATTAAATCCGGTTCCGTCTCAGTCATACGTCTCCTGCTTGACATTGAACCAGACGTCCGGTGTCTATTTGCTAGTACATGGGTTCTTAAGAGTCATCATTCCACAATGCAGTTCATACAttaatcctttttttatatatacttTAGAACTACGTGTATTGAATTTGGTTGAAAAACTTCATAGCATCCTATCTTCACTGAACCGGTCAGTAGCAAACATACAAACATAATAGAATGCTTCAGTTATGGATAAAAAAGACGTGTGGATACATCTGTTACTACATTTTAATGTTATAAAAAGATTTTAGTCCTTTCTTAGATCCTTAAGCGGAAGTTCTACGTACTAAAACGTTTTTGGGAAAAATGGCTACAGTaattatccccccccccattaaTTATGTATTGCTGATTTGAGCACGTAGCACCCTTATGGACAGCAATTCCTCTTTACAGGTGCGCCTAGCTGTACAAAATTCGGTTTCTGATGACAACAGCATGTGAGgggtttttcgtttttggcaaATATAAGGAAATGGATGACAAAGGACAATCGACAAGGACAGATTGATCTGATAAGAATCGTGAGTTTAAGTCTATTTTCCCTTCGTCGTCGTCCATCGTTTGTCATGTTTACAACCATTTgctgggaaaaaaattaaggctACACACGCGATAAATAAATTTTCTCTATGGTCAAGTACATTCAATCACCTGGCGCGTGTATGTTGCCTGCGTccactttttttgtttcgtcatGAGCTACACAGCAACAGCTTTCTACGCAAATCACATCGCCTTCGATTAAAACTCGTTCAAGACCAACAACAGTAATAGCAAAAATTACAATATCAACAGCACATTGAAACACGTCACAATCGCCTTCCCGCTCGTTCCGGACTAAACTGGAATGGACAAAAGAGCAATTTTgctcgcctttttttttctaagttaACGTATTACGTACGTCTTTATTCGATTACTTCTTTGATTACGAACTTGTAGTGTTAAAAAAGAGGAAGTCAACCAACCCAcaatcaccttttttttttaacgtaagggaaaacaaaaacgtaacAGATATAGGGCGCAGTGATAATTACATACTAATATCCTGACGATGCGGAAAGTAAATGGATCTATTTCTCTCTACGCCGATTGTTGCGACAAGTCGGTTTATTCTCCTGTATGCAAGTGGAAGCCGGAAGCACGTTGCCAATGTTAACTGTCTTCCACACACCTGCgttcaattgaaaattgtaGAAAGCATAGCATCTTACGGTTGTATATGTTCGCACACTTACCACTTCGGTTAACTTCCTCGGAAATGTTCATAGCTTTGGCACCTCCACTAGCGGTTCCACCAGCAGTTGAACTGTCTACAGGAATGTTCATAATGTTGCCATTCGGTAGTTGAATTTGAAAGTTTTTGCCACTAGGACTGCTGTAGTCAGTCATCTGTATTTGACTGACTGCGGCAACATTTGTCCCGCCCGCCTGCGTGAATTAGAAACGTTCAAATGTTATccatatttttataaaaattttaatttctaaTTAATCTAAAATGAAAGCGTGCGGTACTAGATTGGTTacttcttcgtcttcatcttcttctttgtgcTTCGTGTGGATCTCGGGCATCAAATCGTCCAGCACTTTCAATTCGTACTTggtgaaaatgaaatcaagtgATTTGCGAACGCCAATCATAACCACCAACTGTTGTAAAATTATTTATAGAAAATTGTATTAGTAGATCGTGAGGGACAATTTCGTTTACCATCAGGGGGAAAGCGATGGAGATGGCGTTGATCTCTTTGACGGCCCACAGAAGAATGAAACAAAGCAACTGAATGAAGGTGAACAGGTGGACGCGGCGTAGAGTCACTTTACGGAGATAGATATGATCCGGTTGGTATTTAGTGGGCATGAAAAGGAGCAACAGTCGATCGTAGAATTGCATATCAGCCAACGGAGACGTTCCCATGTACAAGAATACTCCAAACAGTACAGGCATCGGAATATAAGTCAGAATGGGGGTCATAAACACGGATAGGCCGATCATCGTAGAAATCATAATCAAAGTCACTCTCTGTTCCCTAAAAATGGCGACAGGTTTAATATTAGTAAAATGTTTTGTGTTACGTCTGTTAGCTGCTGTTACTTGACTCCCAAAAACTGAGGTTTCTCGCCCGGTGCGGCGCATTCTGTTTGCAGTTTTAGGGCGTTGACGTGATTGATAGAAAGGACTGTAGCGGCCACAAACCACGGAAGTCCCATAATTGATTTGATGATGATTAAAATGGCCAACACGAACAAATCCAGATGATAGCCACACCCTTTCTGTCATTATAATATGataaaatcaattgaaaattcaagGTGTTCAATGATTTTTGGAATGGCGTTTATACTTTGAGCTTGTTTTCACGGCGATTGACAATGACGGCAGTGATTTGTTGATCCATAAAAATGAGAATGGTAGCCAGCATTGCAGGAGCTACAGCGGCCGGAATGGTCCACCACGGATTGTTGAATGGCGACACGACCCAACCGCGCCCTTCCCATGTCGGTTTGAATTCGTCCGGCACGATTAGCTTTGGTGTTCGAACGCCGGCCATCGCGTCCATCAGAGACATGGAGCAAATGGTAATGAAGACACCAAAATCACTAATCACTTGCCGCACCTATCAAAACACCTTATCATTACAGTTAAGTTCGGTAAGAAATAATCTGTTGCTTTACGCTGTTTGGGAAGAAATTGGTCCGTTTCATGTTCTTCAGTGTAACACAGAGGAAGTAGGTCGAAACGCATAGAATAATCGACATCAAAAAGACTGAAAATGCAATTGAAAATTTCCAAATACAATCACTAGAATGCAAattgatgtttttctttaccgTTCGGGTACCAAGGCTTGTTGATGAGATGACAATCTGTTCCTTCTAGAGTTCCATTGTAAACCTGAAAGTAAATCGCTACTATTGACCAAAAGAAATCGACAAATGATTAAGGGCAATAACAAACCGATTGGCATTCTTGCCAAGAAATTTCCGACCAGGTGAAACTCATGTCGTCTCGATCAACGGAAGAATTGGACGGCAAACAGCGGCAATCGCTGATGACTGGTGGGTTCATCGGATACTTGTTACCAATCGAAATCACTTTCTCTATGGcctgaaaacaatttcatttcataTCCACGTCAACAATGAGCgcatctgtttttttgtttaccttgtaAATGAAAATGGTGGCAATTAGAAGGGCAAAGTTTTCTTCGGTAAATCGGGTGATGTAGCAAACAATAGCCGAGGCGTCGATAGCAACCAATATGAGCAAGATCAGTGCGATCCACATGCCTATCCAGAAGCGCAGACCCAAATAATCCAGCTCATATTTCCTGTGGGTTGTTCCGAAAATCAATAACGAGTTTCGAGGGGTTAGAAGTACCGTACTTCGTTTTGCGGTGCAACTTCATCTTACTTGCAAAAATCGTAGAGAATGTTCTCAAAGACGAGGACGGGACCAGTTGAACCGAGAATGGTGAGAGGTTGGCCAGAAAAGATGCCGTAAATAATTCCGCAGAGAAATCCTGAGCACAGGGACTCCATGGTGCCAAGACGATTCTCGGTGGCATCACCAAGCAATCCACCAAACGTGATCAAGGGTGTGAGGCAGGCAAAGTAGAGGAAGGTGAAAGCCGCTAGACATTGGATCGACATGGCATCCTTGTAATCTGACCAATACCACGGCAATTTCCGTTTGACATCATTGATCAATCCACCGAATAATCTTCCCGTGCGATATAGACCAGAAGTTTCTCGCACTTTActttcctcctcctcttcattCACTTCTTCCTTGTTCTTCTCAGGGAATTTTCTCATACTCTGCTCATGTTTAAAGGAACTCGTTATGTCGATGGCAACATGAAAGAAACACTGCCACACATACCTGAGATGGAATGGCAGCCGGTGGTTCAATACGGATCCtgttaaaaagagaaatgctcCATCATTTAACTGCCTCGATTATTCCGCGATTGACTATTACTGAGGATCCCATTCGCCAGGCGGCAAGATGGTGACGGCATCCATGAACTCGTCGATACCGGCCAAGAGATGGTCGCGGTTCTTGGCTCGGTAGGCCACTTCATGGAACACCTCATCCGACATCAACGTGGCCATCGCTCTGCCCACTTCGTGATAACTCGCTTGTCCTCCCTAAACAAATccgtttttattgttttgttgtgacaaaaaggaaggaagtAGATAGACTGAGAATGGATCGATGGAGCACGAACACGAAGTTGTGCTATTTCTATACAACCGTTCTAAGAGATTTATGTTTCTTCCCGGTGGGTTGCCATAGAGATGTCAAGAGACAGAAAGAGGGAaaccaacagaaaaaagaaaactaacatGAAAGAGACGAAATACTTACCACTGGTCCTAGAAgtatgaaaatgaaacgagTCGGAACTGGAACTTCTGTCAAATCGCCCAAAACGACCGGCTGGACCAGTCTGATGAACGCCGAAACAGGTTTTTCAAGACAATCTACTTCTCCCACCAATACATTCGAGGCTTCGGCTCCCGGTGGAATCTTTTTCAAGAACGACGTATTGCCCTATTTTGCCACacatgaaatagaaaagaattttaagcAACGTTATAATAGCTACTAGTCTATCATATAAGTTACTTTGTGAACGTCCCCATTGCCCATGTCTTTCTCACTGGCGTTGCGGAGCATCGAAGCGGCGCTGGGACTTGCAGCCATATTGGCATGACTTTGAGATGCGGTGCCTGGCGAGACCCAAGAGTGCACATCCATCAGCAGCAGGAGAACGATGACATGTaggagaaaataacaatagctTTTATTACAACATGTGTTGATCACtcgaccttttttctttttaaatcgtAGTTGTTCATTTTGGCATTTTTGGACTGATTGAGATATAATACTACAATGCCATTCGCTAACAATGTAGGTAACACGAAACGAACACGACTAGTGTTGTTCAGACGAATGGCTAAACTATTTATCCCAACTACTCCAATGATAATCATAACATGCCATGCCTTGCATCTATCGCTATTGCGTGGATGCGTGTTTCACGTTACCATGCTGTTATTTTGTCCATCGGTGTCTAAGTGTATGAACAATCTGTCCAATAAGGGGCTGATATTCGAGAGGAGTAATGACGAATTAGATTGGGAAACATGCAGGGATGTCTGTGGTAAATTCGATATTTTTACATCGAAAGATAATGGCACACAGAGTAGGAAACGAACTAATCAATAATTTGGGTGCACGATATGAAGGACCTTTTGCACGTGGGACGATGACGTATCGATCGAGCTGTCATCCGTTAGATCTATGACGAACGATGCAGGGCGAAAAAACTGTTATGTTTCCCTTAACTGAGGCTTGAATTATGAAGATGTTAACGATGACAGTGACATGTTGATGCCGATGAAGTTCTATCCACCTTTTCTTGGCCCATaactttttcttgttattaGATTTAGGTCGAACCTTTGCCCGGTAGTGTTATTAGGGTTTCCGTT
The nucleotide sequence above comes from Daphnia carinata strain CSIRO-1 chromosome 3, CSIRO_AGI_Dcar_HiC_V3, whole genome shotgun sequence. Encoded proteins:
- the LOC130697346 gene encoding sodium-driven chloride bicarbonate exchanger-like isoform X2, whose translation is MDESPLPVPRTGAGDAPKDPGIASNCHQSYTEKDYEGHRAHTMYVGVHVPSSGNKRRSSHHRRHRHHHRHQHQPGIAEEASPADNSAIPPSQRVQFILGEEADGDDGTHESHPLFSEMEELCYNHDAGEVEWNETARWVKFEEDVEEGGSRWSKPHVATLSLHSLFELRSLLLNGPVLLDADAQTLVQITDLTIDMMANSGHLPFNAKDRVREALLRRHRHLYEKNKEQNSAAKLPIIRSLADIGRNYSTSRSSLLMDESMTSMTPIKVTLTAADSHDGNDILLLEHLVPVASNFRHHQSDKPDKPFLALPSDRRASWAGTASQSHANMAASPSAASMLRNASEKDMGNGDVHKGNTSFLKKIPPGAEASNVLVGEVDCLEKPVSAFIRLVQPVVLGDLTEVPVPTRFIFILLGPVGGQASYHEVGRAMATLMSDEVFHEVAYRAKNRDHLLAGIDEFMDAVTILPPGEWDPQIRIEPPAAIPSQSMRKFPEKNKEEVNEEEEESKVRETSGLYRTGRLFGGLINDVKRKLPWYWSDYKDAMSIQCLAAFTFLYFACLTPLITFGGLLGDATENRLGTMESLCSGFLCGIIYGIFSGQPLTILGSTGPVLVFENILYDFCKKYELDYLGLRFWIGMWIALILLILVAIDASAIVCYITRFTEENFALLIATIFIYKAIEKVISIGNKYPMNPPVISDCRCLPSNSSVDRDDMSFTWSEISWQECQSVYNGTLEGTDCHLINKPWYPNVFLMSIILCVSTYFLCVTLKNMKRTNFFPNSVRQVISDFGVFITICSMSLMDAMAGVRTPKLIVPDEFKPTWEGRGWVVSPFNNPWWTIPAAVAPAMLATILIFMDQQITAVIVNRRENKLKKGCGYHLDLFVLAILIIIKSIMGLPWFVAATVLSINHVNALKLQTECAAPGEKPQFLGVKEQRVTLIMISTMIGLSVFMTPILTYIPMPVLFGVFLYMGTSPLADMQFYDRLLLLFMPTKYQPDHIYLRKVTLRRVHLFTFIQLLCFILLWAVKEINAISIAFPLMLVVMIGVRKSLDFIFTKYELKVLDDLMPEIHTKHKEEDEDEEAGGTNVAAVSQIQMTDYSSPSGKNFQIQLPNGNIMNIPVDSSTAGGTASGGAKAMNISEEVNRSGVWKTVNIGNVLPASTCIQENKPTCRNNRRREK
- the LOC130697346 gene encoding sodium-driven chloride bicarbonate exchanger-like isoform X1 yields the protein MDESPLPVPRTGAGDAPKDPGIASNCHQSYTEKDYEGHRAHTMYVGVHVPSSGNKRRSSHHRRHRHHHRHQHQPGIAEEASPADNSAIPPSQRVQFILGEEADGDDGTHESHPLFSEMEELCYNHDAGEVEWNETARWVKFEEDVEEGGSRWSKPHVATLSLHSLFELRSLLLNGPVLLDADAQTLVQITDLTIDMMANSGHLPFNAKDRVREALLRRHRHLYEKNKEQNSAAKLPIIRSLADIGRNYSTSRSSLLMDESMTSMTPIKVTLTAADSHDGNDILLLEHLVPVASNFRHHQSDKPDKPFLALPSDRRASWAGTASQSHANMAASPSAASMLRNASEKDMGNGDVHKGNTSFLKKIPPGAEASNVLVGEVDCLEKPVSAFIRLVQPVVLGDLTEVPVPTRFIFILLGPVGGQASYHEVGRAMATLMSDEVFHEVAYRAKNRDHLLAGIDEFMDAVTILPPGEWDPQIRIEPPAAIPSQSMRKFPEKNKEEVNEEEEESKVRETSGLYRTGRLFGGLINDVKRKLPWYWSDYKDAMSIQCLAAFTFLYFACLTPLITFGGLLGDATENRLGTMESLCSGFLCGIIYGIFSGQPLTILGSTGPVLVFENILYDFCKKYELDYLGLRFWIGMWIALILLILVAIDASAIVCYITRFTEENFALLIATIFIYKAIEKVISIGNKYPMNPPVISDCRCLPSNSSVDRDDMSFTWSEISWQECQSVYNGTLEGTDCHLINKPWYPNVFLMSIILCVSTYFLCVTLKNMKRTNFFPNSVRQVISDFGVFITICSMSLMDAMAGVRTPKLIVPDEFKPTWEGRGWVVSPFNNPWWTIPAAVAPAMLATILIFMDQQITAVIVNRRENKLKKGCGYHLDLFVLAILIIIKSIMGLPWFVAATVLSINHVNALKLQTECAAPGEKPQFLGVKEQRVTLIMISTMIGLSVFMTPILTYIPMPVLFGVFLYMGTSPLADMQFYDRLLLLFMPTKYQPDHIYLRKVTLRRVHLFTFIQLLCFILLWAVKEINAISIAFPLMLVVMIGVRKSLDFIFTKYELKVLDDLMPEIHTKHKEEDEDEEVTNLAGGTNVAAVSQIQMTDYSSPSGKNFQIQLPNGNIMNIPVDSSTAGGTASGGAKAMNISEEVNRSGVWKTVNIGNVLPASTCIQENKPTCRNNRRREK